The following are from one region of the Streptomyces rubrogriseus genome:
- a CDS encoding sugar transferase codes for MRQGGLVSPFPSARGQLADGATSRLASDWEHRYRRTVITSDTVTTAVVVAGIGNFFGVRDAANWHEKWGILAFGTWLLVLGALAVSRSWSPAVLGQGAEEFRRLGRSLFMATVVLALGGIALTSRNIKLWIFVAVPAIAIFIMVARYALRVRLHRQRKQGRCLRPVLAAGSPATVRDLIARTRRFPHLGWRVDAVCTTDDGLEGDQLDGVPVVGPLEHVAHHVRRDGYRVVAVTPDPHWSPHRLQRLAWNLEGSDAEMVVAPVLMEVAGPRLHVDAVLGIPLLRVSMPTFTGGRRAVKAVVDRLGAAVLLTLFAPLMLFVALLVLVDSRGGAFYRQRRVGKDGREFTILKFRTMVAGADGARAALADRNEGAGLLFKLRRDPRVTRVGAVLRRYSVDELPQLFNVLAGSMSLVGPRPPLPEESAAYGPDIRRRLLVKPGLTGLWQISGRSDLPWEEAVRLDLRYVEDWSLALDTVILWKTLRAVVHGQGAY; via the coding sequence GTGCGGCAAGGGGGATTGGTCAGCCCGTTTCCGTCTGCGCGCGGGCAGTTGGCGGACGGGGCAACCAGCCGGCTCGCGAGCGACTGGGAGCACCGGTACCGCCGTACCGTGATCACCAGCGATACCGTGACCACCGCTGTCGTGGTGGCGGGCATCGGCAATTTCTTCGGGGTCCGGGACGCGGCCAACTGGCACGAGAAATGGGGAATTCTCGCGTTCGGCACCTGGCTGCTGGTGCTGGGCGCCCTCGCGGTGAGCCGGTCGTGGTCACCGGCCGTGCTCGGCCAGGGCGCCGAGGAATTCCGTCGGCTCGGCCGCTCACTGTTCATGGCGACCGTCGTGCTGGCGCTCGGCGGAATCGCCCTCACCTCGCGCAACATCAAACTCTGGATCTTCGTCGCCGTTCCCGCGATCGCGATCTTCATCATGGTCGCGCGCTACGCGCTGCGCGTCCGGCTGCACAGACAGCGCAAGCAGGGGCGCTGCCTCAGACCCGTGCTCGCCGCCGGAAGTCCGGCCACGGTGCGCGATCTGATCGCCCGGACCCGGCGGTTCCCGCACCTCGGCTGGCGGGTGGACGCGGTGTGCACGACGGACGACGGGCTCGAGGGCGACCAACTGGACGGAGTGCCGGTCGTCGGCCCGCTGGAGCACGTCGCCCACCACGTCCGCCGCGACGGCTACCGGGTGGTCGCGGTCACCCCGGACCCGCACTGGTCACCGCACCGCCTGCAACGGCTGGCCTGGAACCTGGAGGGCAGCGACGCCGAGATGGTCGTCGCTCCCGTCCTGATGGAGGTGGCCGGCCCGCGGCTGCACGTCGACGCGGTGCTCGGTATCCCGCTGCTGCGGGTCAGCATGCCGACCTTCACCGGGGGCCGGCGCGCGGTCAAGGCGGTCGTCGACCGGTTGGGCGCGGCTGTCCTGCTGACACTGTTCGCGCCCCTGATGCTGTTCGTCGCGCTGCTCGTCCTGGTGGACAGCAGGGGCGGGGCGTTCTACCGCCAGCGCCGGGTCGGCAAGGACGGCCGCGAGTTCACCATTCTCAAGTTCCGCACCATGGTCGCGGGGGCCGACGGGGCACGTGCCGCGCTGGCCGACCGCAACGAGGGCGCGGGCCTGCTGTTCAAGCTCCGCCGGGACCCGCGGGTCACCCGGGTCGGGGCGGTGCTGCGCCGCTACTCGGTCGACGAACTGCCGCAGCTCTTCAACGTGCTCGCCGGATCGATGTCGCTGGTGGGACCGCGGCCGCCGCTGCCCGAGGAGTCCGCCGCCTACGGCCCGGACATCCGAAGACGGCTGCTGGTCAAGCCCGGCCTCACCGGTCTGTGGCAGATCAGCGGACGCAGCGACCTGCCGTGGGAGGAGGCCGTCCGGCTGGACCTGCGGTACGTGGAGGACTGGTCGCTCGCCCTGGACACGGTGATCCTGTGGAAGACGCTGCGTGCGGTGGTCCACGGACAGGGGGCGTACTGA
- a CDS encoding ankyrin repeat domain-containing protein: MDMHNSGGLTPEQTERVVAIAMDLAREGGTDQLVEFVQHGLPVDVRDPAGNSLLMLAAYHGHADTVRTLIRHGADPDLRNDRDQSPIAGALFKGADDVVAVLRRAGADLDSGTPTARAAAAMFGREHLLAT, translated from the coding sequence ATGGACATGCACAACAGCGGTGGACTGACTCCCGAGCAGACGGAGCGCGTGGTCGCCATCGCCATGGATCTGGCCCGCGAGGGCGGCACCGACCAGTTGGTGGAGTTCGTACAGCACGGGCTGCCGGTCGACGTACGGGACCCCGCGGGCAACTCCCTCCTCATGCTCGCCGCCTACCACGGTCACGCCGACACTGTGCGGACCCTGATCCGGCACGGCGCCGACCCGGACCTCCGCAACGACCGCGACCAGTCCCCCATTGCCGGCGCCCTGTTCAAGGGCGCCGACGACGTCGTAGCGGTACTGCGTCGGGCAGGCGCGGACCTGGACTCCGGAACGCCGACCGCGCGGGCCGCCGCGGCCATGTTCGGCCGGGAACACCTGCTCGCGACCTGA
- a CDS encoding catalase, whose amino-acid sequence MPENNQKPLTTVAGAPVPDNQNSLTSGPRGPMLLQDVWFLEKLAHFDREVIPERRMHAKGSGAFGTFTVTHDITRYTSAKIFSEIGKKTPLFTRFSTVAGERGAADAERDIRGFAVKFYTDEGNWDLVGNNTPVFFFRDPLKFPDLNHAVKRDPRTNLRNAENNWDFWTNLPEALHQVTIVMSERGIPASYRHMHGFGSHTYSLINAEGERFWVKFHHRTQQGIKNLTDAEAEALVGRDRESHQRDLFDAIEDGDFPKWKLFIQVMPEADAENYRFHPFDLTKVWSKKDYPLIEVGEWELNRNPDNYFADVEQAAFSPANVVPGISFSPDRMLQGRLFSYGDAQRYRLGVNHHQIPVNAPKNPVNSYHRDGAMRVDGNQGATPGIEPNSYGRWQEQPAYRDPAQAVGAVADRFNYREDDDNYFEQPGNLFRQMSPEQQQVLFENTARAIDGASAQTIERHIGNCTQADPAYGAGVRKAIEALAAGNL is encoded by the coding sequence TTGCCTGAGAACAACCAGAAGCCGCTGACGACGGTCGCCGGTGCACCGGTTCCCGACAACCAGAACTCCCTGACCTCCGGCCCGCGCGGCCCGATGCTCCTGCAGGACGTGTGGTTCCTGGAGAAGCTCGCGCACTTCGACCGGGAGGTCATCCCGGAGCGCCGGATGCACGCCAAGGGCTCGGGCGCCTTCGGCACCTTCACGGTCACCCACGACATCACCCGGTACACCAGCGCGAAGATCTTCTCCGAGATCGGCAAGAAGACCCCGCTGTTCACCCGGTTCTCCACCGTCGCCGGTGAGCGCGGTGCCGCCGACGCCGAGCGCGACATCCGCGGCTTCGCCGTGAAGTTCTACACGGACGAGGGCAACTGGGACCTGGTCGGGAACAACACCCCGGTCTTCTTCTTCCGCGACCCGCTGAAGTTCCCGGACCTCAACCACGCGGTGAAGCGCGACCCGCGCACCAACCTGCGCAACGCCGAGAACAACTGGGACTTCTGGACCAACCTCCCCGAGGCCCTGCACCAGGTCACGATCGTGATGTCGGAGCGCGGCATCCCGGCCTCCTACCGGCACATGCACGGGTTCGGCTCGCACACGTACAGCCTGATCAACGCCGAGGGCGAGCGGTTCTGGGTCAAGTTCCACCACCGCACCCAGCAGGGCATCAAGAACCTCACCGACGCCGAGGCCGAGGCCCTGGTCGGCAGGGACCGCGAATCCCACCAGCGTGACCTCTTCGACGCGATCGAGGACGGCGACTTCCCGAAGTGGAAGCTGTTCATCCAGGTCATGCCGGAGGCCGACGCCGAGAACTACCGCTTCCACCCCTTCGACCTCACCAAGGTCTGGTCGAAGAAGGACTACCCGCTGATCGAGGTCGGCGAGTGGGAGCTCAACCGCAACCCCGACAACTACTTCGCGGACGTGGAGCAGGCCGCCTTCAGCCCGGCCAACGTGGTCCCGGGCATCAGCTTCTCCCCCGACCGGATGCTGCAGGGCCGCCTCTTCTCCTACGGCGACGCCCAGCGCTACCGCCTCGGCGTCAACCACCACCAGATCCCGGTCAACGCCCCGAAGAACCCGGTGAACTCCTACCACCGCGACGGCGCCATGCGCGTCGACGGCAACCAGGGAGCCACCCCGGGCATCGAGCCCAACTCCTACGGGCGCTGGCAGGAGCAGCCGGCCTACCGCGACCCGGCCCAGGCCGTGGGCGCCGTCGCCGACCGGTTCAACTACCGCGAGGACGACGACAACTACTTCGAGCAGCCCGGCAACCTGTTCCGGCAGATGAGCCCGGAGCAGCAGCAGGTTCTGTTCGAGAACACGGCACGCGCCATCGACGGTGCCTCGGCGCAGACCATCGAGCGCCACATCGGCAACTGCACCCAGGCCGACCCGGCCTACGGCGCGGGCGTCCGCAAGGCGATCGAGGCCCTGGCCGCCGGCAACCTCTGA
- a CDS encoding SDR family oxidoreductase, which produces MKIAVIGGTGLIGSQVVKDLNAAGHQAVPHSQSTGVDVVSGKGVDDAVEGAEVVVNLTNSPTFDDASPAFFRTSMDNLLAAARRAGTGHFVILSIVGVDRVPALDYYRAKTLQEEVLREGPVPYSIVRATQFMEFMEAVLSWTASDDSVRLPATPIQPIAAKDVAAAVADVAVGPPLNGIRNIGGPEVFPLDELGRLTLAHKGDARTVVTDPGAGMFGAVEGDVLTDLDAHLAPTRYADWLS; this is translated from the coding sequence ATGAAGATCGCGGTCATCGGCGGGACGGGGCTGATCGGCTCGCAGGTCGTCAAGGACCTGAACGCGGCCGGGCACCAGGCGGTGCCCCACTCCCAGTCCACCGGCGTCGACGTCGTCAGCGGCAAGGGAGTGGACGACGCGGTCGAGGGAGCCGAGGTCGTGGTCAACCTGACGAACTCCCCGACCTTCGACGACGCCTCACCGGCCTTCTTCCGGACGTCGATGGACAACCTGCTGGCCGCCGCGCGGCGGGCCGGGACGGGGCACTTCGTGATCCTCTCCATCGTCGGTGTCGACCGGGTGCCGGCGCTGGACTACTACCGTGCGAAGACGCTCCAGGAGGAGGTCCTCAGGGAGGGCCCCGTCCCGTACTCGATCGTGCGCGCCACCCAGTTCATGGAGTTCATGGAGGCGGTCCTGTCCTGGACCGCCTCCGACGACTCCGTCCGGCTGCCCGCGACGCCGATCCAGCCGATCGCCGCGAAGGACGTGGCGGCCGCGGTCGCGGACGTCGCCGTGGGCCCTCCGCTGAACGGCATCCGCAACATCGGCGGACCGGAGGTGTTCCCCCTGGACGAGCTGGGCCGCCTGACCCTGGCCCACAAGGGCGACGCGCGAACGGTCGTCACCGATCCGGGTGCCGGCATGTTCGGGGCGGTCGAGGGAGACGTCCTGACCGACCTGGACGCCCACCTGGCCCCCACCCGGTACGCCGACTGGCTCTCCTGA
- a CDS encoding helix-turn-helix domain-containing protein: protein MLLMTQEDGDLDSLVRKRIRALRVAQGWSLEELAGRAKLSQSSLSRIENGRRRLALDQLVTLARALDTTLDQLVETADDDVITSPMIDSTHGLMRWPVKGDPGMTVVRQRMTQPPPENPARMRAHPGREWLVVLSGTAVLMLGHRRFRVETHQAAEFPTMMPHAIGTAGGPCEILGIFDRDARRGHQREGGDSEARDTAE from the coding sequence ATGTTGCTCATGACGCAAGAAGATGGAGATCTGGACAGCCTCGTACGCAAACGCATCCGCGCCCTGCGGGTCGCGCAGGGCTGGTCCCTGGAGGAGCTGGCCGGGCGTGCCAAGCTCAGCCAGTCCTCGCTGAGCCGCATCGAGAACGGCCGGCGCCGCCTGGCCCTGGATCAGCTGGTCACTCTGGCCCGCGCCCTGGACACCACGTTGGACCAGCTCGTGGAGACGGCCGACGACGACGTCATCACCAGTCCGATGATCGACAGCACCCACGGCCTGATGCGCTGGCCGGTGAAGGGCGATCCCGGCATGACCGTGGTGCGTCAGCGCATGACCCAGCCGCCGCCCGAGAATCCGGCGCGCATGCGTGCCCACCCGGGGCGCGAATGGCTCGTGGTCCTGTCCGGCACGGCGGTCCTCATGCTCGGCCACCGCCGCTTCCGCGTCGAGACCCACCAGGCAGCCGAGTTCCCCACGATGATGCCGCACGCGATCGGCACCGCCGGCGGCCCCTGCGAGATCCTGGGCATCTTCGACCGCGACGCCCGCCGCGGCCACCAGCGCGAGGGCGGCGACAGCGAGGCCCGGGACACGGCCGAGTGA
- a CDS encoding MFS transporter — protein sequence MSTSPPVRAPEADGGNTPDARRLRTILIAVSVALMAVVAAVSGLNVAQTHMAVEFDASQNTVLWIINIYTLALAALLLPLGAVGDRLGRKPMLVAGLGVFGAASVLAALAPSAEVMLAARVAGGVGAAMIMPVTLAVITSTFPEEQRGKAIGVWTGVAGGGGILGMFLSALLVDVADWRLLFVLPVVLVLVALAMALKSVPDSRETAAHRFDTGGALISTVAVTGLIFVLQEGPERGWTNPVTLTGLVVGITAAVGFVAWELRRRTAALLDVRLFRERGLAGGSITLLVVFGVQAGIAVVLFPYFQAVLGWSGLLSTVALMPMAVMMMATSGLAPMLAARVGSRTTMATGIALAGAGLALMALFVSVDDGYLTILPGMLAMGIGMGLSMTPSTEAITGSLPRGKQGVASALNDVTREFGTALGVALLGALLATGYRSAVDGRLDGIPQGPADSAREGVANAVEAAGSAGPYGPHLLHAAQQSFVDGWQQAMWAGVAVMGVLFVYVAFRGPGRTAPADADEPEAAEALTGP from the coding sequence ATGAGCACCAGCCCACCCGTACGGGCCCCCGAAGCCGACGGCGGAAACACCCCCGACGCGCGTCGACTGCGCACGATCCTGATCGCCGTCTCCGTCGCGCTGATGGCCGTCGTCGCCGCGGTGTCCGGTCTGAACGTCGCGCAGACCCACATGGCCGTCGAGTTCGACGCCTCCCAGAACACGGTCCTGTGGATCATCAACATCTACACGCTCGCCCTGGCCGCGCTGCTGCTCCCGCTCGGGGCCGTCGGCGACCGACTGGGCCGCAAGCCCATGCTCGTCGCCGGTCTGGGTGTCTTCGGTGCGGCGAGCGTCCTCGCCGCACTGGCCCCCTCGGCCGAGGTCATGCTGGCCGCCCGCGTGGCCGGCGGTGTCGGCGCCGCGATGATCATGCCCGTGACCCTTGCCGTGATCACCTCCACCTTCCCCGAGGAGCAGCGCGGCAAGGCGATCGGCGTGTGGACCGGTGTCGCCGGAGGCGGCGGCATCCTGGGCATGTTCCTCTCCGCCCTCCTCGTCGACGTCGCCGACTGGCGGCTGCTGTTCGTCCTCCCGGTGGTCCTGGTCCTCGTGGCCCTGGCCATGGCGCTGAAGTCGGTCCCCGACTCCCGCGAGACCGCTGCCCACCGGTTCGACACGGGCGGAGCGCTGATCTCCACCGTCGCCGTGACCGGCCTCATCTTCGTCCTCCAGGAAGGCCCCGAACGCGGCTGGACCAACCCGGTGACGCTGACCGGCCTCGTCGTCGGCATCACCGCCGCCGTCGGCTTCGTCGCCTGGGAACTGCGCCGCCGCACCGCCGCGCTGCTGGACGTGCGCCTGTTCCGGGAGCGCGGCCTGGCGGGCGGCTCGATCACGCTCCTGGTGGTCTTCGGCGTCCAGGCGGGCATCGCCGTGGTCCTCTTCCCGTACTTCCAGGCCGTGCTCGGCTGGTCGGGCCTGCTCTCCACGGTGGCGCTGATGCCCATGGCCGTCATGATGATGGCGACCTCCGGCCTCGCCCCCATGCTCGCCGCACGGGTCGGTTCCCGTACGACCATGGCGACGGGCATCGCCCTGGCCGGGGCCGGCCTCGCGCTCATGGCCCTGTTCGTCTCCGTGGACGACGGATACCTGACCATCCTGCCCGGCATGCTGGCCATGGGCATAGGCATGGGCCTGTCGATGACCCCGTCCACCGAGGCCATCACCGGCTCCCTGCCGCGCGGGAAGCAGGGCGTCGCGTCCGCGCTCAACGACGTCACCCGCGAGTTCGGCACCGCACTCGGTGTCGCCCTGCTGGGGGCGCTGCTCGCCACCGGCTACCGCAGCGCCGTCGACGGACGGCTGGACGGCATTCCCCAGGGGCCCGCGGACAGCGCCCGGGAGGGCGTGGCCAACGCCGTCGAGGCCGCGGGCAGCGCCGGTCCGTACGGCCCGCACCTGCTGCACGCCGCCCAGCAGTCCTTCGTCGACGGCTGGCAGCAGGCCATGTGGGCCGGTGTGGCCGTCATGGGCGTCCTGTTCGTCTACGTCGCGTTCCGCGGGCCCGGCAGAACGGCACCCGCGGACGCGGACGAACCGGAGGCGGCCGAGGCTCTCACCGGCCCGTGA
- a CDS encoding cold-shock protein, with translation MVAGRVVRFDSTRGYGFIAPEDGGEDIFLHVNDLLIPEEYVRSGLVVEFEVESGERGLKASGIRLPEGERHKPARRHQEPAPRVAMSDENGQPLCDVLSSDEYRRDVTELLLTASPQLTAEQILTIRGALLKFSEGHGWIED, from the coding sequence ATGGTCGCGGGTCGTGTGGTGCGTTTCGACAGTACGCGGGGCTACGGGTTCATCGCGCCGGAAGACGGCGGCGAGGACATCTTCCTGCACGTGAACGATCTGCTCATCCCCGAGGAGTACGTGCGCTCCGGGCTGGTCGTGGAGTTCGAGGTGGAGAGCGGTGAGCGAGGGCTGAAGGCCTCGGGCATCCGGCTCCCCGAGGGAGAGCGGCACAAGCCCGCGCGGCGCCACCAGGAGCCGGCGCCGAGGGTGGCGATGTCCGACGAGAACGGCCAACCGCTGTGCGATGTGCTGAGTTCGGACGAGTACCGGCGTGACGTGACGGAACTGCTGCTGACCGCCAGTCCGCAGTTGACCGCGGAGCAGATCCTCACCATCCGCGGCGCGCTCCTGAAGTTCAGCGAGGGCCACGGCTGGATCGAGGACTGA